A single window of Chloracidobacterium sp. DNA harbors:
- a CDS encoding GDP-mannose 4,6-dehydratase: MKILITGGAGFIGSHLSDKLIAEGHQITVIDDLSTGRYSNIAHLEDKPGFRLIIDSVLNAGLMERLIRDTDRVYHMASAVGVRLIMEQPVKTIETIFHGTDAVLKYCSRYRKRVLIPSTSEVYGKGLTIPFSEDDDLLTGGTDKHRWAYACAKTLDEFLALAHWKETQLPVVVCRLFNTVGPRQTGQYGMVVPRFVHAALRNETIEVHGDGSQSRCFGHVADVIEGLTKLIETPACFGTVVNLGNSEEVSILGLAQRAIDLTGSTSEVKFISYDEAYGAGFEDMQRRVPNLEKAERLIGYQPTRTLDNIINDVAAEYRNDSANSVANA; this comes from the coding sequence ATGAAGATACTCATCACCGGCGGCGCCGGATTTATCGGCAGCCATCTCTCCGACAAACTCATCGCCGAGGGCCATCAGATCACCGTCATCGACGATCTCTCGACCGGACGATATTCAAATATCGCCCATTTAGAAGACAAACCCGGTTTTCGCCTGATCATCGACTCGGTGCTCAACGCCGGCCTGATGGAACGCCTGATCCGCGACACCGACCGCGTCTATCATATGGCAAGCGCCGTCGGCGTCCGCCTCATAATGGAGCAGCCCGTCAAGACGATCGAGACCATCTTTCACGGTACCGATGCCGTGCTCAAATATTGTTCGCGGTACCGCAAACGAGTGCTGATCCCCAGCACATCCGAAGTTTACGGCAAGGGCCTTACGATTCCCTTCAGCGAGGATGACGATCTGCTCACCGGCGGCACCGACAAGCACCGCTGGGCATACGCTTGTGCCAAGACGCTTGACGAGTTTCTGGCTCTCGCCCACTGGAAGGAAACGCAGCTTCCGGTCGTCGTCTGCCGACTCTTTAACACTGTCGGCCCGCGTCAGACCGGACAATACGGGATGGTCGTCCCACGATTTGTCCACGCTGCCTTGCGTAACGAGACGATCGAGGTCCACGGCGACGGCAGCCAGTCGCGCTGTTTCGGCCACGTTGCCGACGTCATCGAGGGCCTGACCAAGCTTATCGAGACTCCGGCGTGCTTCGGCACTGTCGTCAATCTCGGCAACAGCGAGGAAGTTTCGATCCTTGGGCTGGCACAGAGGGCCATCGACCTGACCGGCAGTACGAGTGAGGTCAAGTTCATTTCCTATGACGAAGCCTACGGAGCCGGCTTTGAGGATATGCAGCGTCGCGTGCCGAACCTCGAAAAAGCGGAGCGCCTGATCGGCTATCAGCCAACCCGAACACTGGATAACATCATCAATGATGTAGCCGCCGAATATCGCAATGATTCGGCAAACTCTGTTGCCAATGCATAA
- a CDS encoding carboxypeptidase regulatory-like domain-containing protein, producing MHKVSKFQFRPSLSILTVFAAILIFAASGLAQSSGGIKGKVRSTRGGGIAGATVTVRLDGKDVKSSTANSKGEFTIDGLTAGVYNLVFEAKGYSSGVLYKVNIKGGSIGDLGDKLILSPDQGSLVIVKGSVFFKDGTSVIGAKVDIERVNSDGSVKKLGSGTTNISGEFTFRQPEGSATIRITAKYEGTSGSKEIEVAEPAIYRLAITLDRNRNEK from the coding sequence ATGCATAAAGTTAGTAAATTTCAGTTTCGCCCCTCGCTCAGCATTTTGACGGTATTCGCCGCCATTTTGATTTTTGCCGCCTCAGGACTCGCTCAGAGCAGCGGCGGCATCAAGGGCAAAGTCCGTAGTACGCGCGGCGGCGGCATTGCCGGTGCGACCGTGACGGTCCGCCTAGACGGCAAAGACGTTAAGTCCTCAACCGCCAATTCGAAAGGCGAATTTACCATCGATGGCCTTACAGCGGGGGTCTATAATCTAGTTTTCGAGGCCAAAGGCTATTCCAGCGGCGTTCTCTACAAGGTAAATATAAAAGGCGGCAGTATCGGCGACCTTGGTGACAAACTCATACTCTCGCCCGATCAAGGCTCGCTCGTGATCGTTAAGGGCAGCGTATTTTTTAAGGACGGCACCAGCGTCATCGGCGCCAAGGTGGACATCGAACGCGTAAATTCTGACGGTTCGGTCAAAAAACTCGGTAGCGGAACTACCAACATCAGCGGCGAATTTACCTTTCGCCAACCCGAAGGCTCCGCCACAATCCGAATTACCGCCAAATACGAAGGCACCTCCGGCTCAAAAGAGATCGAAGTCGCCGAACCCGCGATCTACCGCCTGGCCATCACCCTCGACCGAAACAGAAACGAGAAATAG
- a CDS encoding Smr/MutS family protein, with protein MNDAESPFPEPFEIEITDSIDLHSFSPKDVKKVVEAYLVEAHLKRFTIVRIIHGKGVGVQREIVRSVLAESVVVESFKNAPEFSGSWGATIVKLKLD; from the coding sequence ATGAACGACGCCGAAAGCCCGTTTCCCGAGCCATTCGAGATCGAGATCACGGACTCGATCGATCTGCACTCGTTCAGCCCAAAGGATGTGAAAAAGGTCGTCGAGGCTTATCTGGTCGAGGCACACCTTAAAAGGTTTACGATCGTACGCATAATTCACGGCAAGGGTGTCGGCGTCCAGCGTGAGATAGTTCGCAGCGTGCTTGCTGAGTCCGTCGTGGTCGAATCATTCAAAAACGCACCGGAGTTCTCGGGGAGTTGGGGAGCGACCATCGTCAAACTCAAGCTCGACTAG